Proteins encoded by one window of Nitrincola iocasae:
- a CDS encoding C45 family autoproteolytic acyltransferase/hydolase produces MLNSDSTISWMHTSGTPEEIGYALGCYGRDAVHGPLQDTQLWKDITDKRHYVRVTQLMEATRQFFPQQWSELEGLAEGLDLPFEQVFAWNSRGDLLMDTADGCTSVMLPGPNITLAHNEDGLPCLKGYCFVAEVHPQDGIPFFAFCYPGSIPGHTFSHLQDGRTLTVNNLRLQGQGSDIPRMVLSRSLLSCATFPDMLDMLEKYPPCGGFHFSIVDAKTGRLVSVETGAGVTRKRQVSRPQVHANHALFHPSLTVQHITNSSHDRQLRGQALLALGIDDPLQILRDQCQDGLPVYREDKDDPDNENTLATVVFSFSKQAITWSIYSDRQGAPAFSSQTQYDTASINRGVASTFS; encoded by the coding sequence ATGTTGAATAGTGATTCGACTATCTCCTGGATGCACACTTCCGGCACACCTGAAGAAATTGGTTATGCCTTAGGTTGTTATGGACGTGATGCCGTTCATGGTCCTTTGCAAGATACGCAGTTATGGAAGGACATCACTGACAAGCGGCATTATGTTCGGGTCACACAACTCATGGAGGCAACACGTCAATTCTTTCCACAGCAATGGTCCGAGTTAGAAGGTTTGGCCGAAGGGCTGGACCTTCCGTTTGAGCAGGTGTTTGCATGGAATAGCCGGGGAGATCTGCTGATGGATACTGCTGATGGTTGTACATCAGTCATGCTACCTGGTCCGAACATAACTCTGGCACATAATGAAGACGGTTTGCCGTGTTTGAAAGGCTACTGTTTTGTAGCAGAGGTTCATCCACAGGACGGTATTCCTTTTTTTGCCTTCTGCTATCCAGGCTCTATACCGGGTCATACCTTCTCGCATTTACAAGATGGACGTACGTTAACTGTCAATAATTTGAGGCTTCAGGGCCAAGGCTCAGATATTCCGCGTATGGTGCTATCTCGTTCACTGTTGAGTTGTGCGACCTTCCCCGATATGCTTGATATGCTTGAAAAGTATCCACCTTGTGGAGGATTTCATTTTAGTATTGTGGATGCAAAAACGGGTAGGTTAGTGAGTGTTGAAACTGGTGCCGGTGTAACACGTAAACGTCAAGTGTCTAGGCCTCAAGTACATGCGAATCATGCACTCTTTCATCCCAGCCTGACTGTGCAACATATTACCAACTCGTCGCATGATCGACAGTTACGAGGCCAGGCTTTATTAGCATTAGGTATAGATGACCCATTGCAGATACTTCGCGATCAGTGTCAGGATGGTCTGCCTGTCTACCGTGAAGATAAAGACGATCCTGATAACGAAAATACCTTAGCAACCGTCGTATTCAGTTTTTCAAAACAAGCCATAACTTGGAGTATATACAGTGATCGCCAAGGTGCCCCAGCCTTCAGTTCACAAACACAATACGACACCGCCTCAATCAATAGAGGCGTTGCGTCAACTTTCAGTTGA
- a CDS encoding MurR/RpiR family transcriptional regulator: MNPSTVSRLARALGYRSFGELQNVLLSESFVPAGSFYTQHAQAALSADVSELSQQTTRLCREQQANIERMIESFDQPVFEAAVSRLATAGRIRVHGARQFYAFSGFLAYGLGMLRADVSLLEPSLQGVAEGLASMEKDDLLIVASCEPYTKSVVRVAQAAHEAGINVLAVTDRPSSPLVASSSLALFVPHETCFISNSMVGFFSLAECLINSCASQLGDLAHQALQQRDAFIRALKIEL, from the coding sequence GTGAATCCATCCACTGTCTCGCGTCTTGCACGGGCTTTGGGTTACCGCAGTTTTGGAGAGTTACAAAATGTGTTACTCAGTGAAAGTTTTGTGCCAGCGGGGTCTTTTTATACCCAGCACGCTCAAGCCGCACTATCGGCTGATGTGTCTGAGTTATCACAGCAAACCACGCGTTTGTGCCGTGAGCAGCAAGCCAATATAGAACGTATGATTGAGTCATTTGATCAACCTGTATTTGAGGCAGCTGTGTCGCGGCTGGCCACTGCTGGGCGTATTCGTGTACATGGCGCACGTCAGTTTTATGCTTTTTCTGGCTTTTTGGCCTATGGGTTAGGCATGCTACGTGCCGATGTATCGTTGTTAGAACCATCGCTGCAGGGTGTGGCAGAAGGTCTGGCATCCATGGAAAAAGACGACTTGCTGATTGTGGCGAGTTGTGAGCCTTATACCAAAAGTGTTGTTCGTGTTGCACAAGCGGCGCATGAGGCAGGGATTAACGTGCTTGCCGTGACCGACCGACCAAGCTCTCCGTTGGTTGCCAGTTCATCTCTGGCGCTTTTTGTGCCGCATGAAACCTGTTTTATCTCTAATAGCATGGTCGGTTTTTTTAGTCTTGCTGAATGTTTAATCAATAGTTGTGCATCACAGCTAGGTGATTTAGCCCACCAGGCTTTGCAACAGCGCGATGCTTTTATTCGTGCACTAAAGATAGAGCTCTAA